The window TCCGGCTCCCCGCGAAAACGCACGGCGGCGCGGCAATTCGCCGGCAGATTCGCCCAAGAGCCGCCGCGGAATACACGATCCGCCCCTTGTTGAGGGCCGCCGGGATCCTTTTTCGGACTTTGTGCGTAATAGTCGTAAGCATACCAATCATGGCACCACTCCGACACATTGCCCGCCATATCAAAAGCACCTGAAGGGCTTACCGCCGCTTCTGTTTTAATATCGGAACGGCCCGCCAGTGCTAAATGAACGCCGTCATACCAGCCCACAGGCGCGGTAAAAGGTTGATTGTACAAGCCCAGAGGATTCGCATAATCATCCAGCATAAAATTGGCCTGCACCGGAGACAGAGAATCGCTCGAACAGCCATAGCGCCACTGGACAGTACCATCCCACGCTGCAGCGCATTCCCATTCTGCTTCCGTAGGCAGGCGGTACCCGTCAGGCAAGGGCGATTTTCGGCTCCAGTCTCTCAGATTGTAACAAGGCTGCAGCCCTTCCATCTCACTGCGCCAGTTGCAGTAGGCAACAGCACCGTACCAAGAAACCATAACAACAGGATGATCCTCCATAGCATACAAACTTCCTCCATAGCCCTGCCGTTCCTGTACTGAAAATTGCTTGCCCTCGTAGACTATGGGCGTGAATGAATTGCCCCCGTAGCTATCGCCGAGATAATGCTTGTTGAAGTAGAGCGCCTTACCGTCGTAAACGCGGCCATTGACCCCTTCAATATAGCCTTTGCTGAGCGCAAAGTTGAGAACCTCGGCAAACTGTCCGTTGGTCACTTCATGTTTACCCAAGTAGTAAGGGGAAAGCACAACTTCATGGACAGGGATCTCGCTGTTCTCGCCCGTATCTGTATAGGCACGGCCCATGAGAAAAGAACCGGGAGTAAGGGCAATCATACCTTCGGGTATATCAGGCAAACGCTCCCCTTCTTCAGCCTCTCCTTCCGCAAGCTCTCCTTCTTCACGCTCTCCTTCTTTATCTGGTTCTTCTTCTTC of the Candidatus Hydrogenedentota bacterium genome contains:
- a CDS encoding formylglycine-generating enzyme family protein, coding for MKKIFFLIALTVWIVGYGALLPGCFQTEEAQPKALLKALSKITISGCEIRRVEGEGEAVEEEEPDKEGEREEGELAEGEAEEGERLPDIPEGMIALTPGSFLMGRAYTDTGENSEIPVHEVVLSPYYLGKHEVTNGQFAEVLNFALSKGYIEGVNGRVYDGKALYFNKHYLGDSYGGNSFTPIVYEGKQFSVQERQGYGGSLYAMEDHPVVMVSWYGAVAYCNWRSEMEGLQPCYNLRDWSRKSPLPDGYRLPTEAEWECAAAWDGTVQWRYGCSSDSLSPVQANFMLDDYANPLGLYNQPFTAPVGWYDGVHLALAGRSDIKTEAAVSPSGAFDMAGNVSEWCHDWYAYDYYAQSPKKDPGGPQQGADRVFRGGSWANLPANCRAAVRFRGEPEYAEYHLGFRVARSTK